In Coffea eugenioides isolate CCC68of chromosome 4, Ceug_1.0, whole genome shotgun sequence, the genomic stretch TGAAAAATCAAGTCAAGCAGAAAATGAGCAAGTGATTAGTTGACTTAAAATAAGGTTCATGCAACTTCAGGATTCGAATCCATATTGCACAGAGCAATGTTTTACAgacagaaaaagaaagggaactTAGTCTCCATATGCAGCAAAGCATATTAGTCAATTTATGTTTATCATATGATTATTCTAAAACAAAGATTCTCTACATGCCTAATAACATGGTAAAATATATAATCGCTGCAAAAGAAGCAGCAGACGATGTTAACAATTCCTGCAACTTCAGCTCATATTATAGCTAGCCCAAGCTATGTGCATTCTATCAAATAAGCACAGTAGTGATGACCGACCGAGCTACATTATGAAGAATCAGCTGACGTAAGACTAGTAAATGCTAGTGAGTCTGCATGTGATCTTGCAGCAAGGAAAAAAGGTTTTATGTTTCATGAtaacaaacaaaacaaagagaaaaaggTTTCTGACAAATGGCCAATGCTGACTATTCAAGCCAAGTAACTGTTAGTTGTGAATGGGGATCATGTTGTGACTAGGTGGCTCCTCTAGCCAGCAAGTCCTCTTTCACAAGGTGATCTACCAAAGCCCAGCAACCCCAGATACCAGTATGAATTTTGTGATTAGCTCACAGAAATGTTAGAGCAAAGACATTGCAACCATGAATTTTAACGGACTAATTGATTTTGAGAATATCTTCCAGTTAGTTAAGATCCAACTTAGTGGCCTTTAGAAACAATCAACCAATTATAGAGTTCCCAAAGAAGTGGAACAATATGTTGTGAGCGGTGAAAAAAATTGCATCAACATTAGGAATGAGGATAAGATATGCATACCTTACACCCTTCAAGGGAAATAAAATGCAATCCACCATACCCCTTTCCTGTAAAGAGAACTCATAAACAGCCTCAAGGACCCTAACATCCCCTGGGTGAAGACACGGGTTCTTCGTCACTACAACCTTCCCTTTAACTATTGCTGTTGTTTCATCCACCTTCTGAAAGAAACTCTGTTCAACACTTTGTAACTCAGTCTTTGTCATGGTTATACGGATATAAACCTGTCCATAGTCCAAAATTCCTGTTTCATCTAGGCACCCTAGGAGGACCCGACCCTTGGGAACAAATATGCGGCACCTGCTTCTTAAATCAGAAAGCTGGTTTTCACGATGAGACTGAAGTATCATTGAAAGATAAGGCTCTATTTCAGGCTCAAAACCTTGACGCAACATTCTAACTACAATGCTTTTTGTCTCATTCACACCCATGCTTGCTAGAACATCTAATGCTGCCTCTCGATGTGTCAACATCTTGTCCAGCAGATGTAGTTGCTCATCTTGCATTGCCAGAAAAACTTGGTCCTCTACACCCAAGGTAGACAAAAGGGTAATAATCTCCCGATTTAGATAGCAAGGCATGGCCTCACTCCACTTAGTTACATTTAGCATCCTGTTTTTTGATTCAAATTTAAGCATACTACTACGTAAAGAAAGCTTCCTGAAGGAGTATCGGTCAACAGCTATCACACCTTTATAGCCTCCATAGCGTATTTGAAATGCTGAGGGGGTATGATTTAATCCACACTTTTGGGCAACCTGTCTAGCAAAACCTTGGGAAATCTTTCCAATACCATCTGAGAAGCAATAGTTCTCTCCATCAGTAGTCATTTCTATATCAGGAATAACCTCAACTTGCTGGGGTGGTACTTCTAGAGTTTGCAAAGAGGAGCTGAACAGCTGACCCATTCTTGCAGCACATTTTGACACGCTTCGGATCTTGTTGAAGCAGCCCATCCAGTCTCTTATATCCTCTGCTCTCAAATTTTCATTCGAAGCAAACATCCAAACTGAATTGGAGCGTAGTTGACTAGCTGAAAAGGCCAGGAAAAGGAATCGTTTCTCACCAATGACAATCCCATCTTTGAGGATTGACAAGATTCTGTGATAGATGTTTGTTTTGTAATTCTTGGCAAACAAGCCTCTCCCAAAACTTGTATTTACAACACTAGGAGAAAGTTTACCCcagtcttcttcaacaaaagTTACTCTCAAGAAATCCGAAGCATATGAAGCAAAGTTCTTCACGATGTAGTTTGAGGTTTCCAGTTCAGGACCCAAGCAGTAGACTTTTGATGGTGTTACAAGCACTCTATGACAAGTCATcatgttattattttttggCCGCCCATTAGATGATGAACGAAGATTGCTAGCATTTTCACCCATAACATGTAACCTCTTGTTGATGAATGACACAGGATCGTAACACATAGTCTCCAGCTTATGCATTTTCTGAAGAATTGACATCGCAATATCCATGTCTAAACCACTAAGCACCTCCATCAGCTCACTGTTAACTGCACCAAGACTAAGCTTTTGGGTATGAACCAGGGAATTAAGCTGGAAAAGGATCTCATATGTAATTTTGATATCTGAACAACATTTCACTAGTGGAACTAGCTCAGATGTGGTGGAAAACTGTTCTCCTTCTTCCAGAGTTAGTTCTAAGAAAAACCGACTGCAGTACGGCAGATTGGTGAACAAGTCCAATCCTGACAACCCTTCCTCAATTTCCAAACAAAGTGATGATGAATATCCAATTGACTTTATACTGGAAAAGTCAGTTGTACGAACCCAGATGAAGTCAAAATCCTCCTTGCAAGTATGATACCTATCAGCACTGAATTTTGCAGCAACATTGGGTCCAGAAAATTTTTGGTATATTTTTGGCGCATGTTTAAGctgaaaaaggacaaaaaatagGACTTGAGCTAAAATAACACATTAAGGTCATTCTATGTTTTCTATTTGAAAATCTACATGGAGATATCGGAACTACATCCATCAGAAGATTAATTTGTGTCTTCAAAACAGGTGCACCCATTACATCGTTTGAGATACAAAAATGGACAGATCATAGATGGGAGAAATAAATCCCATGCAAAACCTATATCTATCAGAAGAATAATTTGTGTTTTCAAAACAGATACACGCACTACATCGTTTGAGATACAAAAAGGGACAGAACATAGATGGGGGATATAAATCTCATGCACACCTAATTTTTCTTTGTATGAGCAATGCAGGTCATACTATATCCACTTTTGTTCTGTACGACTCTTTAAGTTCACTCCTTGTACCTTTCAAAacatgatgagaatataaagaccaaggcccattcaagcacatggggaattggaagattcaagtaaagactagttgattgcatgaatgcttgagtttagtaggattatttgatttttctcgttgattttggttatttctcgttttaaaaagtctaggtaattaagatagtttaattgcggcccatttgttagtaagtaaggcccaaaatctttcttaagtatgtagggtagtttggtcaacttttggattagggttaatgcttgtaagggctataaatagccccacttcctctttgttttgggaccagtttttgactattaaatacaattagtgagttttcactttctctttggcaagagagttgcctttgaatacttgagaatcttctcaagttattcacccgaacttatcaatcgagtatctccttgattgcggcgttctactacctccaatttggttcgttaattcgagtagttacgggttgagataatatcaaaattgttcgtgacttctagggattagttgggtcaaatttccgctgcctaagccatggtgttttggttgtctagatcggggtttcacatcaaaACATTTGATTCTTTCCATGCAATAGCAGTAATTCTGGAATCTCATCTTGTTAGTGATCCAAAAAATGACTTCATTACAAATAAGCATTTTAGAAAATACAAACATTCAAGGAGTACACACTGATTTACAGGGAGAAGCAAACAGTGTTGCTCAAAAAGCTACTGATTCAACAAATCAGATGCATTATTCTGTTGCAGCTTAACACATGGAGATTTTATTCCAGCATGCTCATAAAGAAGGTAATAAAAGTGCtgatctcacaattttttgGAGTTCATCCAACCAGAATTTGACTATCTTTGGACCACATGtatgcatttttcttcttttcaaaacaaacaatgaattgaCAAATATCAAAAACAGGCATCCCTTTTGACCCTTTTTTTTCTCCTGAAAATATCGTAGTGTTGATACTTCTGTTTTTGCATGCTCATGCAATTTGAGATCCAAACTTAAAAGGTCACTTCATTGTGCTTTTGGTTAAAGGTACGATTCAGGCAAACATGTCTAGAGAAATAATGGTTAAGGGGGGAAAAACAAGAAACTTGGGATGGAGAGGTCACAGTTCTGACATTCTTAACTACTATCGTATTCTGTAACGATAAGCAATTCAGACCACATTTTTTAAACAAGATGATAATCTCAGCAAGGACTATGTTGCTTGCTTATAATGCAATCAGATCATTTCAAACTGAGTCAGAAAGTCCATAAAAAGCATTTATTTGCAATTACAATTGTCAGCTTGCAGCAGCAAACTCCAGAGGGAGCTTTTAGCATCCACCACAATAATTTTCATAAACTTACAGAAACTTGATGGATTGCATTAGCCTTTTTGCACTATGCCCCTTTTTCTTCttagtctctctctctctctctctccttttctatttttttttttagttaaaatACCATCTAGACATCTTACTTCTCTTCGTTATGCTGAAGGCAGAGGACTATAGTGAAAGAGAGACTTGATATGTAAAGCAAAGCTAAGTTAGAATCTTGACCACCAGGGTTTTTCCTGTAAAATTACTTATCAAAGAGACAAAAGGCCAACAGAAACCTTACTCCTCAACAAACTAAAAAACAATCAATTTTGCATTCAAACAAAAGCTCCTTACACTAGAAAGGTATGTGAAGATAAAGGGGCATAAcctaatcaaaaggaaaaaaaaggggggaatAAAGTagaaaacttttcaaaaaattccaTTACCACTTGGCTCTTCCATAAACTAACAACTGCTGAAATAtgctaataaaataaataaataaaacaattaagccaaattaggaaaaaaaaaaaaagaacaaacaGCGAAGCTAAGTTAGCAGCAACAATCTAGGACAAAAAATCATAACCCAGAAAAAAAAGTTCAAACATGAAACTTTGAAtcaacaaagaaacaaaaatcaaaggaaagttaGGAATTGCAAATAGGAATAGAAATATACCTTTAGAAGAACAGCATTGGGATTCTGGCCATCCAAACAGCACCCACAGCTCTCCAAGACATCACCAAACTGTACTTCCAGCTTATAACTCTCGCCACCAtgactcaaccaaaactcaagaataTTCCTTTCAGGCATAATCCAAGCTTTAACACCATCCCACCTCTCCAAAACAGACATGCAATCATTTCTCACCAAAATCCCAGTACGCAAAACCCCATTCTTAATCCTAAGCTTGGACTCAACCGGCCTGAAGATCACCTCATCAATTGAATGTGATAACCTCAAAAGAGACCCTTTGAAGAAAAGCTTTCCTTTTTCTGATAAAGATAGACATTTGATCTTGGCTTCAAGGGTCTCAAACTGGACTTTCCCATGACCTCTGGACTTCCAATTCTTGTGCTCTGAGAAGATTTCAATAGCAAACACTGTGTCTTCTCCGATTGTTGATTCAAAGAAAGCTAAGAGGTCCTTGGCATTGCCTGATTGGGGTATGTTCTGGACTCTCACTGTTGCCGTGGTTCTCTCTTCCACAGCCATGGTGGAGTGGAAGAGCCCAAAAGGTTGATGCCTAGGAATGGTACACAAGAAATACGTATGGATTTTGGCCTGAGATATAGCTACACTACTTAGTAGTTAGTTCTTGGCAAATACTTGTGAGGAATGGGATTcaagtaaaaattaaaaaaaaattttatttttctcagcCATGGTGGATTAGAGGCTAGCAGCGGGAGCGAGTAGCGAGGGGTAGGAGAGGAGTGGGGACGACGGGGGTGGTGGCGGAGACGAGGTCTATTGGTGGTGGGCTGAGGGAAAGGCGGGGCGAGGAAGGTGGTGATAGAGCTGCCGTCAGTTGGAGACTTTGAGGTGGGCTGCAGGCAGGATGAAGAGTTTTGACCGTTTTTGACCCCTTTTTCACATGGACGGGGGTTTAGGTACTGTTGGCCTAAATCCGATTAGATGCTATTGGTATATACAAATAAATTTGAATGTattaattaaaattatataaattttttttgtcgCAACGATAAAATTCCTATAACTGAAACTAGCCTAATctaggggaaggggaaatggtcAACGAAGACCGTCACATATTGTAACAATTTTGGTCGACCCTTGACCTCCCAACACCACCAAGCATTAGAAAGCTGGGCAGTGACCACTGGACCACAGCCCAGTGgctttaaaattatataaatgtacatcaTATAATATAGAAAATACAATAAGTAGATAacataaagggataatttcagaaacctccatTGAGGTTTATGACatttacactgacctcccctgtgatttgaacaattacactgaccccccctgaggttactaatcctttgcaaatttagtccaaacgattaaaatattattttagggagtgaaattagaattttgtaccaaatttgccctttgtactacatgtccaatgaatgacaaagtactacaaatcaattaataattaataaactttaaggagtatagtttataggcaaatacacaTTACATATTTAAAGTACCGGTtctttacgggtattttactttcaaacatttaatttatgataaatatatcaatgtttgtaagtaaaattcaaaaaatgttacagtaatattcttgcaaaaaggaaatcggtaggttatttatttaatataaattaaatattttttttaaaaaaatggcccataaagtattaattctttatggctttcatccattacatgagtaaagtattggctctttatggatattttattctgaatcatttaatttatgttaaatacataaatatttgtaactaaaattgaaaaagtgttatattaatatttttacggaagaaagattggtaggttttgtatttaacaaaaattaaatatttgaaagcaAATACTAATCtgtatttgagcgtaaatatttgaaattcaaaaaatgttacagtaatattcttgcaaaaaggaaatcgataggttatttatttaatataaattaaatattttttaaaaaaaaggctcataaagtattaattctttatggctttcatacattacatgagtaaagtattgacTCTTTATGgacattttattctgaatcatttaatttatgttaaatacataaatgtttggaactaaaattcaaaaagtgttatattaatatttttacggaagagagattggtagattttgtatttaacaaaaattaaatatttgaaagtaaatacaaatttgtatttgagcgtaaatatttgtattaaattaaatgtttgaa encodes the following:
- the LOC113769492 gene encoding RNA-dependent RNA polymerase 2; the encoded protein is MAVEERTTATVRVQNIPQSGNAKDLLAFFESTIGEDTVFAIEIFSEHKNWKSRGHGKVQFETLEAKIKCLSLSEKGKLFFKGSLLRLSHSIDEVIFRPVESKLRIKNGVLRTGILVRNDCMSVLERWDGVKAWIMPERNILEFWLSHGGESYKLEVQFGDVLESCGCCLDGQNPNAVLLKLKHAPKIYQKFSGPNVAAKFSADRYHTCKEDFDFIWVRTTDFSSIKSIGYSSSLCLEIEEGLSGLDLFTNLPYCSRFFLELTLEEGEQFSTTSELVPLVKCCSDIKITYEILFQLNSLVHTQKLSLGAVNSELMEVLSGLDMDIAMSILQKMHKLETMCYDPVSFINKRLHVMGENASNLRSSSNGRPKNNNMMTCHRVLVTPSKVYCLGPELETSNYIVKNFASYASDFLRVTFVEEDWGKLSPSVVNTSFGRGLFAKNYKTNIYHRILSILKDGIVIGEKRFLFLAFSASQLRSNSVWMFASNENLRAEDIRDWMGCFNKIRSVSKCAARMGQLFSSSLQTLEVPPQQVEVIPDIEMTTDGENYCFSDGIGKISQGFARQVAQKCGLNHTPSAFQIRYGGYKGVIAVDRYSFRKLSLRSSMLKFESKNRMLNVTKWSEAMPCYLNREIITLLSTLGVEDQVFLAMQDEQLHLLDKMLTHREAALDVLASMGVNETKSIVVRMLRQGFEPEIEPYLSMILQSHRENQLSDLRSRCRIFVPKGRVLLGCLDETGILDYGQVYIRITMTKTELQSVEQSFFQKVDETTAIVKGKVVVTKNPCLHPGDVRVLEAVYEFSLQERGMVDCILFPLKGVRPHPNECSGGDLDGDLYFVSWDENLIPFQTVTPMDYIDRRKRIVDHDVTLEEIQSFFVDYMISDTLGTISTAHLIHADREPDKALSPKCLQLATLHSMAVDFAKTGTPAEMPRFLKPREFPDFMERWDKPMYTSQGALGKLYRATIASRVPGKSSFVFSAKIVQDAYDDELLIDGYEYFLGTAQCHKEMYVDKISTLLTYYGAETEEEILTGNLRNKSMYLQRDNRRYFELKDRILVAIKSLQKEARSWFESSCRAAEQMKLASAWYHVTYHPTYSEGSAKCLGFPWIVGDILLDIKSMNSRKVCS